From a single Streptomyces liliifuscus genomic region:
- a CDS encoding ABC transporter permease encodes MTQPATAPQKEAPPSATKSAGDQGSSRRPVLRWDVRTLSLLGVLAALVAVGGITAPDEFLATSNLQLVLTQASVIGVVTVGMTFVITSGGIDLSVGAMVALASVWATTVATQEFGFAGILFTAVIVGVGCGLVNGLLIAYGRMVPFIATLAMLASARGLALQITDGSTQVVSVESVLDLGAKDAYVLGIPPLVLIFGAVTVIGWLLLNRTTFGRRTVAVGGNAEAARLAGIDVRRQRLYLYLLSGLCCGIAAFMLIVLAGSGQNTNGNLYELDAIAAAIIGGTLLSGGRGTIIGSVLGVLIFTTITNIFALNNLETAVQQIAKGAIIVAAVLVQRRSLHGDT; translated from the coding sequence ATGACGCAGCCGGCCACCGCGCCCCAGAAGGAAGCGCCGCCGTCCGCCACCAAGTCCGCGGGGGACCAAGGCAGTTCACGCCGCCCCGTGCTGCGGTGGGACGTGCGTACGCTGTCCCTGCTCGGAGTCCTCGCCGCCCTCGTCGCGGTCGGCGGGATCACCGCACCGGACGAGTTCCTGGCCACTAGCAATCTGCAGCTCGTCCTCACCCAGGCGTCCGTGATCGGCGTCGTCACCGTAGGCATGACCTTCGTCATCACCAGCGGCGGGATCGACCTGTCGGTCGGCGCGATGGTGGCGCTCGCCTCGGTGTGGGCGACGACCGTGGCGACCCAGGAGTTCGGCTTCGCCGGCATCCTCTTCACCGCCGTGATCGTCGGTGTGGGCTGCGGCCTCGTGAACGGTCTGCTGATCGCGTACGGCAGGATGGTGCCGTTCATCGCGACGCTGGCCATGCTCGCCTCCGCCCGTGGCCTGGCGTTGCAGATCACGGACGGCAGCACCCAGGTCGTGAGCGTCGAATCGGTGCTCGATCTCGGCGCCAAGGACGCCTACGTCCTCGGCATCCCGCCCCTTGTCCTGATCTTCGGCGCGGTCACCGTCATCGGCTGGCTGCTGCTCAACCGCACCACCTTCGGCCGCCGCACCGTCGCGGTCGGCGGCAACGCGGAGGCGGCACGCCTCGCCGGCATCGACGTCCGCCGCCAGCGCCTGTATCTGTACCTGCTGTCCGGACTGTGCTGCGGTATCGCCGCGTTCATGCTCATCGTGCTCGCCGGCTCGGGCCAGAACACCAACGGCAACCTCTACGAGCTGGACGCCATCGCAGCCGCGATCATCGGCGGCACCCTGCTCAGCGGCGGCCGCGGCACCATCATCGGCTCGGTCCTCGGAGTCCTGATCTTCACCACGATCACCAACATCTTCGCCCTGAACAACCTCGAGACCGCGGTCCAGCAGATCGCGAAGGGCGCCATCATCGTCGCCGCCGTCCTGGTCCAGCGCCGCTCGCTGCACGGCGACACCTGA
- a CDS encoding substrate-binding domain-containing protein, producing the protein MARTPATSRRALLFGTAAVSAGALLTACTSNEPKDQEGAADNAAPVADDKPGKQVTIGFAGPQADHGWLNAINDNAKSRAKKYSDVTLEITEGSNDTAQQIGQIQTLINKKVDVLVILPADGKALTQVGLQAMRAGIPVVNLDRVFASPQAYRCWIGGDNYGMGLNAGHYIGEQLKDTKNAKVVELAGLDNLELTQQRTKGFDDALKNYPNIKKVARQAADFTVESGQAKMAQLLQAQSKFDALWNHDDDQGVGALRAIEQAGRDDFLMVGGAGAKSAMDAIKAGDSVLKATVLYPPTMAASAIDLARALGQGKGVGGLAEFEIPSSLTLYSAVVTKDNVDQYLPTGFI; encoded by the coding sequence ATGGCAAGAACCCCCGCCACCAGCCGCAGAGCACTGCTGTTCGGCACCGCGGCCGTTTCCGCCGGCGCGCTTCTGACGGCCTGCACCAGCAACGAGCCCAAGGACCAGGAAGGGGCCGCGGACAACGCCGCCCCGGTCGCCGACGACAAGCCCGGCAAGCAGGTCACCATCGGCTTCGCCGGCCCGCAGGCCGACCACGGCTGGCTCAACGCGATCAACGACAACGCCAAGAGCCGCGCCAAGAAGTACTCCGACGTCACCCTGGAGATCACCGAGGGCTCCAACGACACCGCCCAGCAGATCGGCCAGATCCAGACCCTGATCAACAAGAAGGTCGACGTCCTGGTGATCCTGCCGGCCGACGGCAAGGCCCTCACCCAGGTCGGCCTCCAGGCCATGAGGGCCGGCATCCCCGTCGTCAACCTGGACCGCGTCTTCGCCTCCCCGCAGGCCTACCGCTGCTGGATCGGCGGCGACAACTACGGCATGGGCCTCAACGCCGGCCACTACATCGGCGAACAGCTCAAGGACACGAAGAACGCCAAGGTCGTCGAACTCGCCGGCCTCGACAACCTCGAACTGACCCAGCAGCGCACCAAGGGCTTCGACGACGCCCTGAAGAACTACCCGAACATCAAGAAGGTGGCCCGCCAGGCGGCCGACTTCACGGTGGAGTCCGGGCAGGCGAAGATGGCGCAACTCCTCCAGGCCCAGTCGAAGTTCGACGCGCTGTGGAACCACGACGACGACCAGGGCGTGGGCGCGCTGCGCGCCATCGAGCAGGCAGGCCGCGACGACTTCCTGATGGTCGGCGGCGCAGGCGCCAAGTCCGCGATGGACGCCATCAAGGCGGGCGACAGCGTGCTCAAGGCGACCGTCCTGTACCCGCCCACGATGGCCGCCTCCGCCATCGATCTCGCCCGGGCGCTCGGCCAGGGCAAGGGCGTCGGCGGTCTCGCCGAGTTCGAGATCCCGTCCTCGCTGACCCTCTACTCGGCCGTGGTCACCAAGGACAACGTCGACCAGTACCTGCCGACCGGCTTCATCTGA
- a CDS encoding Gfo/Idh/MocA family protein, giving the protein MEQRDSRNAPPALGVGMVGYAFMGAAHSQGWRTVGRVFDLPLRPVLAAIAGRDAHAVRAAADKHGWAAAETDWRALIVRDDVQLVDICTPGDSHAEIAIAALEAGKHVLCEKPLANSVAEAEAMTAAAEAARSRGQLAMVGFNYRRVPALAFARRLIAEGRLGTLRHVRVSYLQDWLVDPDFPLTWRLQRDHAGSGALGDLGAHIVDLAQYLAGEVLVGVSAQMETFVKHRPRLDGASSGLSAAGGTEHGPVTVDDAAVFTGRLASGALAVFEATRMASGRKNALRLEINGESGSLAFDLERLNELSFHDHREPAATAGFRRIVVTEAEHPYLEGWWPPGHALGYEHTFAHQARDLVEAIASGTDPMPSFADGLQVQRVLAAVEESAQKNSVYTPVQAVEAEVR; this is encoded by the coding sequence ATGGAACAGAGGGACAGTCGGAACGCACCGCCGGCACTCGGCGTGGGCATGGTCGGCTACGCGTTCATGGGCGCCGCGCACTCACAAGGGTGGCGCACCGTTGGGCGCGTGTTCGACCTGCCGCTGCGGCCGGTCCTGGCCGCGATCGCCGGCCGTGACGCGCACGCCGTGCGGGCGGCGGCCGACAAGCACGGCTGGGCCGCGGCGGAGACCGACTGGCGTGCCCTCATCGTCCGCGACGACGTACAGCTCGTCGACATCTGCACCCCGGGCGACAGCCATGCGGAGATCGCGATCGCCGCGCTGGAGGCGGGCAAGCACGTACTGTGCGAGAAGCCGCTGGCCAATTCGGTCGCCGAGGCGGAGGCCATGACCGCGGCTGCCGAAGCGGCCCGCTCGCGCGGGCAGTTGGCCATGGTGGGCTTCAACTACCGGCGGGTGCCCGCCCTCGCCTTCGCCCGCCGGCTCATCGCCGAGGGCAGGCTGGGCACGCTGCGCCACGTGCGGGTCAGCTACCTCCAGGACTGGCTGGTCGATCCCGACTTCCCGCTGACCTGGCGGCTGCAGCGGGATCACGCGGGGTCGGGGGCGCTCGGTGACCTCGGCGCGCACATCGTCGACCTCGCGCAGTACCTGGCGGGTGAGGTGCTGGTCGGCGTCTCCGCCCAGATGGAGACCTTCGTCAAGCACCGCCCTCGCCTCGACGGTGCCTCCTCGGGCCTGTCCGCTGCCGGCGGCACCGAGCACGGTCCGGTGACGGTCGACGACGCGGCCGTCTTCACCGGTCGGCTCGCCTCGGGGGCGCTCGCCGTGTTCGAGGCGACCCGAATGGCCTCGGGGCGAAAGAACGCCCTGCGGCTGGAGATCAACGGCGAGTCCGGTTCGCTCGCCTTCGACCTCGAGCGGCTCAACGAACTGTCCTTCCACGACCACCGGGAGCCCGCCGCCACAGCGGGGTTCCGCAGGATCGTCGTCACCGAGGCCGAACACCCCTACCTGGAGGGCTGGTGGCCGCCGGGCCATGCGCTCGGCTACGAGCACACCTTCGCCCATCAGGCCCGCGACCTGGTCGAGGCCATCGCGTCGGGCACCGACCCGATGCCGTCGTTCGCCGACGGTCTGCAGGTGCAGCGGGTGCTCGCCGCGGTGGAGGAGAGTGCGCAGAAGAACTCCGTCTACACCCCTGTCCAGGCCGTCGAGGCCGAAGTCCGCTAG
- a CDS encoding sugar phosphate isomerase/epimerase family protein, with product MPRPFTLFTGQWADLPLEEVCRLAAEFGYDGLELACWGDHFEVDKALADPSYLAGRHALLEKYGLKCWAISNHLVGQAVCDHPIDERHQGILPARIWGDGEPEGVRRRAAAEIKDTVRAAAAFGVDTVVGFTGSSIWHLVAMFPPVPERMIERGYEDFAERWNPILDVCDSEGVRFAHEVHPSEIAYDYWTTQRALEAVDHRPAFGLNFDPSHFVWQDLDPVGFLYDFRDRIYHVDCKEARKRLDGRNGRLGSHLPWGDPRRGWDFVSAGHGDVPWEDVFRMLRSIGYGGPVSVEWEDAGMDRLVGAPRALAHLKRFDFEPPSASFDAAFAGGDN from the coding sequence ATGCCACGCCCGTTCACCCTGTTCACCGGTCAGTGGGCCGATCTGCCGTTGGAGGAGGTCTGCAGGCTGGCCGCCGAGTTCGGCTACGACGGTCTCGAACTCGCCTGCTGGGGCGACCACTTCGAGGTCGACAAGGCGCTGGCCGATCCGTCCTATCTGGCCGGCCGGCATGCCCTGCTGGAGAAGTACGGCCTGAAGTGCTGGGCGATCTCCAACCATCTCGTCGGCCAGGCCGTGTGCGATCACCCCATCGACGAACGGCACCAGGGCATCCTGCCCGCCCGGATCTGGGGCGACGGGGAGCCGGAGGGGGTACGCCGGCGGGCCGCGGCCGAGATCAAGGACACGGTGCGGGCCGCGGCCGCCTTCGGTGTCGACACGGTCGTCGGGTTCACCGGATCGTCGATCTGGCATCTGGTGGCGATGTTCCCGCCGGTACCGGAGCGGATGATCGAGCGCGGCTACGAGGACTTCGCCGAGCGGTGGAATCCGATCCTGGACGTGTGCGACAGCGAGGGTGTCCGCTTCGCCCACGAGGTCCATCCGAGCGAGATCGCCTACGACTACTGGACCACGCAACGCGCCCTGGAGGCGGTGGACCACCGGCCGGCCTTCGGGCTCAACTTCGACCCCAGCCACTTCGTCTGGCAGGACCTGGACCCGGTCGGCTTCCTCTACGACTTCCGGGACCGGATCTATCACGTCGACTGCAAGGAGGCTCGCAAGCGTCTGGACGGGCGCAACGGGCGGCTCGGCTCCCATCTGCCCTGGGGCGACCCGCGGCGCGGCTGGGACTTCGTCTCCGCCGGGCACGGTGACGTCCCATGGGAGGACGTGTTCCGGATGCTGCGTTCGATCGGTTACGGCGGGCCCGTCTCCGTGGAGTGGGAGGACGCCGGCATGGACCGTCTCGTCGGCGCGCCGCGTGCGCTCGCCCATCTGAAGCGGTTCGACTTCGAGCCACCTTCGGCGTCCTTCGACGCCGCCTTCGCGGGCGGCGACAACTAG
- a CDS encoding sugar phosphate isomerase/epimerase family protein, whose amino-acid sequence MTAFNDEAVTSDALRRTLGVSRRRFLTTCTAVTGAAIAAPVFGASPALAQERSAATDHDRGRSALVPPHKRGIILYTVRDAVGRDPLASDLPSGFREVFKQLSRFGYRQVEFAGYGQHANALGGADLGTVQGAKLLRSWLDEYGLRAQGSHGFIPPSWPLTPSDLDTFKRWLEISNILGMEHMGTGADPTNTPYRADWDVAAQKWNTLGAVARREGIKLYTHNHDAAYDFLLDGGPLDAQGRPTRSSGIRKLEYFLKTTDRKSVYLELDVFWAHVAQYKFHTYTAHDGSQRKDFFDPAALVVCNTNRFPLFHAKDGVVNLQSGLGYDMVPFGTGDIDYRKFFTRVGAKNYHNPMVEQDNAPSAAVPGQSLEFARIGYDNLAALRARH is encoded by the coding sequence GTGACCGCGTTCAACGACGAAGCCGTCACCAGCGACGCCCTGCGCCGCACCCTCGGCGTCAGCCGCCGCCGTTTCCTCACCACCTGCACGGCCGTCACCGGCGCGGCGATCGCTGCCCCGGTCTTCGGCGCCTCACCCGCCCTGGCACAGGAGAGATCCGCAGCCACCGACCATGACCGGGGCCGTTCCGCTCTGGTCCCGCCGCACAAGCGCGGCATTATCCTCTACACCGTCCGGGACGCGGTCGGCCGCGACCCGCTCGCCTCCGACCTGCCTTCCGGTTTCCGCGAGGTCTTCAAGCAGCTGTCGCGCTTCGGCTACCGCCAGGTCGAGTTCGCCGGTTACGGCCAGCACGCCAACGCGCTGGGCGGCGCCGATCTGGGCACCGTCCAGGGCGCGAAGCTGCTGCGCTCCTGGCTCGACGAGTACGGGCTGCGGGCCCAGGGCAGCCACGGCTTCATCCCGCCGTCCTGGCCCCTGACGCCGTCCGACCTGGACACCTTCAAGCGCTGGCTGGAGATATCCAACATCCTCGGCATGGAGCACATGGGCACCGGCGCCGACCCCACCAACACCCCCTACCGGGCCGACTGGGACGTCGCCGCGCAGAAGTGGAACACCCTGGGCGCCGTCGCCCGCCGCGAGGGCATCAAGCTCTACACCCACAACCACGACGCGGCCTACGACTTCCTGCTCGACGGCGGCCCGCTCGACGCCCAGGGCCGGCCGACCCGCAGCTCCGGTATCCGCAAGCTGGAGTACTTCCTGAAGACGACGGACCGCAAGAGCGTCTACCTGGAGCTGGACGTCTTCTGGGCGCACGTGGCGCAGTACAAGTTCCACACGTACACCGCCCACGACGGCTCGCAGCGCAAGGACTTCTTCGACCCGGCGGCCCTCGTCGTCTGCAACACCAACCGCTTCCCGCTCTTCCACGCCAAGGACGGCGTCGTCAACCTGCAGAGCGGCCTGGGCTACGACATGGTGCCGTTCGGTACGGGCGACATCGACTACCGGAAGTTCTTCACCCGGGTCGGTGCGAAGAACTACCACAACCCGATGGTCGAGCAGGACAACGCACCGAGCGCCGCCGTTCCCGGCCAGTCCCTGGAGTTCGCCCGCATCGGCTACGACAACCTCGCGGCCTTGCGCGCCCGCCACTGA
- a CDS encoding PQQ-dependent sugar dehydrogenase, translated as MRNRRIVTLVGAAALAGAIGLTPLSPAQAAKPNPAPPAASDFQKVTLNDRPGEPMALAVLPDRRVLHTARTGEVRIHDPKSGVNFLAADLKKSPAGLYQHDEEGVQGIAIDPAFAKNHWVYLYYSPRLNTPIDDPATPGVNEGDAPQFGTAADFAKYKGVTRLSRFKLEGNKLDYATEQKILDVPADRGICCHVGGKIDFDGKGNLFLSTGDDSNPFSSDGYAPIDDRADRNPAYDARRTAGNTNDLRGKVLRIKAKPNGGYAIPKGNLFAPGTAKTRPEIYAMGLRNPFRFGVDDKTGEVYVGDYSPDANTANPGRGPAGQGRWMVIDRPANYGWPFCVTPDMPYQDYDFATQTSSGAFNCAKPVNDSRHNTGRSELPPVEDSEIVYGYGASAEFPELGTGGIGPMGGPVYGYDKHNKAQNRWPQYFDGKPLFYEWTRDQMKAITLGKKNEVLKIEDAIPSITTDGPIDAEFGPDGALYVLEYGTGYFAELPEAQLSRIDFTRGNRTPEPKVAADVVNGTSPLTVQFSSAGTKDADGDALRYAWDFDADGTVDSREANPKHTFTDNAVYDATLKVTDSTGRSASASVSVVVGNKAPTVSLTTDPAPHGGTPFHWGDTVTWQVTVTDDQPVDCAKVSVSFILGHDSHGHPLSTSNGCSGSFVTFVDGGHSGSDNLKAVFNATYTDTPPDGLPSLSGSAEVALTPAD; from the coding sequence GTGCGTAACAGACGGATCGTCACCCTCGTGGGGGCGGCAGCGCTGGCCGGAGCCATCGGGCTCACGCCGCTCTCCCCAGCCCAAGCCGCCAAACCGAACCCCGCACCGCCGGCTGCGTCGGACTTCCAGAAGGTCACCCTCAACGACCGCCCGGGCGAGCCCATGGCCCTGGCCGTCCTGCCCGACCGCCGAGTGCTGCACACCGCGCGCACCGGAGAGGTCCGCATCCACGACCCCAAGAGCGGCGTGAACTTCCTCGCCGCCGACCTGAAGAAGAGCCCCGCCGGGCTCTATCAGCACGACGAGGAAGGCGTGCAGGGCATCGCCATCGACCCCGCCTTCGCCAAGAACCACTGGGTCTACCTCTACTACTCGCCCCGCCTGAACACCCCCATCGACGACCCGGCCACCCCGGGCGTCAACGAAGGCGACGCCCCGCAGTTCGGCACCGCCGCGGACTTCGCCAAGTACAAGGGCGTGACCCGGCTGTCGCGGTTCAAGCTCGAGGGCAACAAGCTCGACTACGCCACCGAGCAGAAGATCCTCGACGTACCGGCCGACCGCGGCATCTGCTGCCACGTCGGCGGCAAGATCGACTTCGATGGCAAGGGCAACCTGTTCCTGTCCACCGGAGACGACTCCAACCCGTTCTCCTCCGACGGCTACGCCCCGATCGACGACCGCGCCGACCGCAACCCGGCCTACGACGCACGGCGCACCGCGGGCAACACCAACGACCTGCGCGGCAAGGTCCTGCGCATCAAGGCCAAGCCCAACGGCGGCTACGCCATACCGAAGGGCAACCTCTTCGCGCCGGGCACCGCGAAGACCCGCCCCGAGATCTACGCCATGGGCCTGCGCAACCCCTTCCGCTTCGGAGTGGACGACAAGACCGGCGAGGTCTACGTCGGCGACTACTCGCCCGACGCCAACACCGCCAACCCGGGCCGCGGTCCCGCCGGCCAGGGACGCTGGATGGTCATCGACCGCCCCGCCAACTACGGCTGGCCGTTCTGTGTGACCCCGGACATGCCCTACCAGGACTACGACTTCGCCACTCAGACCTCCAGCGGCGCGTTCAACTGCGCCAAGCCGGTCAACGACTCGCGCCACAACACCGGCCGCAGCGAGCTGCCCCCGGTCGAGGACTCCGAGATCGTCTACGGCTACGGGGCCTCCGCGGAGTTCCCCGAACTCGGCACGGGCGGCATCGGCCCCATGGGCGGCCCGGTGTACGGCTACGACAAGCACAACAAGGCCCAGAACCGCTGGCCCCAGTACTTCGACGGCAAGCCGCTCTTCTACGAGTGGACCCGCGACCAGATGAAGGCCATCACCCTCGGCAAGAAGAACGAGGTCCTGAAGATCGAGGACGCCATCCCCTCGATCACCACAGACGGCCCGATCGACGCCGAGTTCGGACCCGACGGCGCGCTGTACGTCCTGGAGTACGGCACCGGCTACTTCGCGGAACTGCCCGAAGCCCAGCTCTCCCGCATCGACTTCACCAGGGGCAACCGCACCCCGGAGCCCAAGGTCGCCGCGGACGTCGTCAACGGCACCAGCCCGCTGACGGTCCAGTTCTCCAGCGCCGGCACCAAGGACGCCGACGGTGACGCCCTGCGCTACGCCTGGGACTTCGACGCCGACGGCACCGTGGACTCCCGGGAGGCGAACCCGAAGCACACCTTCACCGACAACGCCGTCTACGACGCCACGCTGAAGGTCACCGACAGCACCGGGCGTTCGGCCTCCGCCTCCGTCTCCGTCGTGGTCGGCAACAAGGCGCCCACCGTCTCACTCACCACCGACCCGGCCCCCCACGGCGGCACGCCGTTCCACTGGGGCGACACGGTCACCTGGCAGGTCACCGTCACCGACGATCAGCCGGTGGACTGTGCCAAGGTCAGCGTCTCGTTCATCCTCGGCCACGACTCGCACGGCCACCCGCTCTCCACGAGTAACGGCTGCTCCGGATCGTTCGTGACCTTCGTGGACGGCGGCCACTCCGGCTCGGACAACCTCAAGGCAGTCTTCAACGCCACTTACACGGACACGCCCCCGGACGGCCTGCCGTCCCTCTCGGGCAGCGCCGAGGTCGCACTGACACCGGCCGACTGA
- a CDS encoding pyridoxal phosphate-dependent decarboxylase family protein — MHRFPLEPDRATMTEMGRLVLDRVIDRTDKLPTRPATSSLSPRAEAELAESFLAPPPARGGDLTALLARLDEAADCALETAGPGHLAYIPGSGLYTAALAEFYNRAVNRYGGLASVAPALAALEESVIRWMAREVCGLPEGSGGLLTSGGSMATFSATVAARHHRLGEDLAGGTVYTTAFAHHSVAKAARLAGIRATHIRTVPHTPDLRMDPQAAAAMIRADRDAGLRPFLLVATAGTTDTGTIDPLPQLAGLSRREDVWFHIDAAYGGFFRLTARGSERLTGMEEADSVTLDPHKTLFMPFGTGALVVRDLAALHAAHDGTGRYLQDMASSASVPDSGRLGPELTHEIRGLRAWLPLHLHGVDAFREALDEKLDLAEHVHDTLSGVAELEVLQRPDLSTVIFRVRPANDSQAAAERADEASRRLLERINGHQRIVLSSTVVDDRYTLRVCVVSHRTHHDRITEALKIITAEAKRHTTT, encoded by the coding sequence ATGCACCGTTTCCCCCTGGAACCCGACCGCGCCACGATGACCGAAATGGGCCGTCTCGTCCTGGACCGTGTCATCGACCGCACCGACAAGCTCCCGACCCGCCCCGCGACCAGCTCCCTGTCCCCGCGGGCCGAGGCCGAGCTCGCGGAGTCCTTCCTGGCGCCGCCGCCCGCCCGGGGCGGTGATCTGACGGCTCTGCTCGCGCGCCTGGACGAGGCCGCCGACTGCGCTCTGGAGACCGCCGGGCCGGGTCACCTGGCCTACATCCCGGGCAGCGGCCTGTACACGGCCGCGCTCGCCGAGTTCTACAACCGTGCCGTCAACCGCTACGGCGGCCTGGCCTCGGTCGCCCCGGCCCTCGCCGCGCTGGAAGAGAGCGTGATCCGCTGGATGGCCCGCGAGGTGTGCGGCCTCCCGGAGGGCAGCGGCGGCCTGCTGACCAGCGGCGGCTCGATGGCCACCTTCTCCGCGACGGTCGCCGCCCGCCACCACCGGCTCGGCGAGGATCTCGCCGGCGGCACCGTCTACACCACCGCCTTCGCCCACCACTCCGTCGCCAAGGCAGCCCGCCTCGCCGGCATCCGCGCCACTCACATACGGACCGTGCCGCACACCCCGGACCTGCGGATGGACCCCCAGGCCGCCGCCGCGATGATCCGTGCCGACCGGGACGCCGGGCTGCGACCGTTCCTGCTGGTGGCCACCGCCGGCACCACCGACACCGGCACCATCGACCCGCTGCCCCAGCTGGCCGGCCTGTCCCGCCGCGAGGACGTGTGGTTCCACATCGACGCGGCCTACGGAGGCTTCTTCCGGCTCACCGCACGCGGCTCAGAGCGCCTCACCGGCATGGAGGAAGCCGACTCGGTCACCCTGGACCCGCACAAGACGCTGTTCATGCCGTTCGGCACCGGCGCCCTGGTCGTCCGCGACCTCGCCGCCCTGCATGCCGCGCACGACGGCACCGGCAGGTACCTCCAGGACATGGCTTCGTCGGCAAGCGTCCCGGACTCCGGCCGGCTCGGGCCCGAGCTGACCCACGAGATCCGCGGTCTGCGGGCCTGGCTCCCCCTGCACCTGCACGGCGTGGACGCCTTCCGCGAAGCTCTGGACGAGAAGCTCGACCTGGCCGAACACGTCCACGACACACTGTCCGGCGTCGCGGAACTGGAGGTCCTGCAGCGCCCGGACCTGTCCACCGTGATCTTCCGCGTCCGCCCCGCCAACGACAGCCAAGCCGCCGCCGAGCGGGCCGACGAGGCAAGCCGCCGCCTGCTGGAGCGGATCAACGGCCACCAACGCATCGTGCTCTCCAGCACGGTGGTCGACGACCGCTACACCCTGCGCGTCTGCGTGGTCTCCCACCGCACCCACCACGACCGCATCACCGAAGCACTGAAGATCATCACTGCCGAGGCCAAGCGCCACACCACCACGTAG
- a CDS encoding Lrp/AsnC family transcriptional regulator: MPRPLYDRIDRAILDHLQRHGRTPNVDLADAVRLSPSSCLRRTKALEEDGVLAGYRADLDRERLGLGLTVFLSLKVEHSRTTSQVVEDALKAIEHVVACHVVSGDADFFVELAVPDLRTFEKVLTDQILAIGPIRDARSTFCIRTVIDRGPLPLNSWPAPRA, from the coding sequence ATGCCGCGACCCCTGTACGACCGCATCGACCGGGCGATCCTGGACCACCTTCAGCGCCACGGCCGCACCCCCAACGTCGACCTCGCCGACGCCGTACGCCTGTCACCCTCGTCCTGCCTGCGCCGCACCAAGGCGCTGGAGGAGGACGGCGTCCTGGCCGGCTACCGGGCCGATCTGGACCGCGAACGCCTCGGCCTCGGGCTGACGGTGTTCCTCTCCCTCAAGGTCGAGCACTCCCGCACCACCTCTCAGGTGGTCGAAGACGCCCTCAAAGCGATCGAGCATGTGGTCGCCTGCCATGTGGTCTCCGGCGACGCCGACTTCTTCGTCGAACTCGCCGTACCGGACCTGCGCACCTTCGAAAAGGTGCTCACCGACCAGATCCTCGCCATCGGCCCTATCCGCGACGCCCGCAGCACCTTCTGCATCCGCACCGTCATCGACCGCGGCCCGCTACCCCTCAACTCCTGGCCCGCCCCGCGTGCATGA
- a CDS encoding ANTAR domain-containing protein has product MSRSPEDAWEILVTVSQHSNSKLRDVAEEAVATTPRQEPLPEEFQQCLAAASAVRRRG; this is encoded by the coding sequence TTGTCCCGCAGTCCCGAGGACGCCTGGGAGATCCTGGTGACGGTCTCGCAGCACAGCAACTCCAAACTGCGCGATGTGGCCGAAGAGGCGGTTGCCACGACGCCCCGTCAGGAGCCGCTGCCCGAGGAGTTCCAACAGTGTTTGGCAGCTGCGTCAGCTGTCCGGCGGCGGGGTTGA
- a CDS encoding DUF6355 family natural product biosynthesis protein: protein MQRTASKLRLAAAAFSAVLLAGTALSGSAHAAPEGKAGVKACGYYETQTDSYYGHCGSTWVKIQVDIDWWPTDIKRCVPPGETHLGTTDEIDNAWAIAGTCG, encoded by the coding sequence ATGCAGAGAACCGCAAGCAAGCTCCGCCTCGCCGCGGCCGCGTTCAGCGCTGTACTCCTCGCGGGCACGGCGCTCTCCGGAAGCGCCCACGCCGCGCCCGAGGGGAAAGCCGGGGTCAAGGCCTGCGGCTACTACGAGACGCAGACAGACTCGTACTACGGACACTGCGGCAGCACCTGGGTCAAGATCCAGGTCGACATCGACTGGTGGCCGACCGACATCAAGAGGTGCGTCCCGCCGGGCGAGACCCATCTCGGCACGACCGACGAGATCGACAACGCATGGGCCATCGCGGGCACCTGCGGCTAG